In Nitrospira sp., one genomic interval encodes:
- a CDS encoding cytochrome bc complex cytochrome b subunit has translation METTTQPTTTQPSVIEKVFDFVDERVGLKTLQAKMLNEPVPGGSRWAYVFGSVLLFIFIMQAITGILLMFYYVPTADHAYASTQYIIHNVDYGWFLLSYHFWGSTAMVVCVFAHMSQVFLWGAYKKPRELIWLVGLALFGIVMGFGFTGYLLPWDQRAYWATTVGVEIMDKTPVLGDFMARFLKGGPTPGQMTLSRFFVIHVMVLPAALMGLAGLHLFLFRKAGPAGPFRGSVEEIKAKTDYFFPRQIWKDIVGMVVVFLTICSLAFWEPIVLLEEATPDPGDYHPEPEWYFLFLFQLLRLKVFAGEFGQFLGAIALPGAFMALLAALPFIDRDPERNIFKRPIALISWIVVMATMLIFTVAAIINREFLE, from the coding sequence ATGGAAACGACTACGCAGCCGACAACCACGCAGCCCTCAGTGATTGAAAAGGTCTTCGACTTCGTTGACGAACGTGTCGGGCTGAAGACCTTGCAGGCCAAGATGCTCAACGAACCCGTCCCCGGCGGGTCGCGTTGGGCCTATGTCTTTGGCTCTGTCCTGCTCTTTATTTTCATCATGCAGGCTATCACCGGCATCTTGCTGATGTTCTATTACGTGCCGACGGCCGACCACGCCTATGCCAGTACGCAATACATCATCCACAACGTGGATTATGGCTGGTTCCTCTTGAGCTACCATTTCTGGGGCTCGACCGCGATGGTGGTCTGCGTGTTCGCCCACATGTCGCAGGTCTTTCTGTGGGGCGCCTATAAGAAGCCACGGGAACTCATCTGGTTGGTCGGTCTGGCGCTCTTCGGCATCGTGATGGGCTTCGGCTTCACCGGCTATCTCTTGCCATGGGACCAGCGCGCCTATTGGGCGACGACCGTCGGCGTCGAAATCATGGACAAGACGCCGGTCCTGGGTGATTTCATGGCTCGCTTCCTCAAAGGCGGTCCGACCCCTGGACAGATGACACTCAGCCGATTCTTTGTCATCCACGTCATGGTGTTGCCTGCAGCTCTCATGGGGTTGGCAGGCCTTCACTTATTCCTGTTCCGCAAGGCGGGACCGGCGGGTCCCTTCCGTGGAAGTGTGGAAGAGATCAAGGCCAAGACGGACTACTTTTTTCCACGTCAAATTTGGAAGGACATCGTCGGCATGGTGGTGGTGTTTCTCACCATCTGTAGTCTGGCCTTCTGGGAGCCGATCGTCCTGCTCGAAGAAGCGACTCCCGATCCTGGCGACTACCATCCCGAGCCGGAATGGTACTTCCTGTTCCTTTTCCAGCTGCTGCGTCTGAAGGTGTTCGCAGGTGAATTCGGGCAGTTCCTCGGCGCCATCGCCCTGCCGGGGGCGTTCATGGCGTTGTTGGCGGCACTGCCGTTCATCGATCGCGACCCTGAGCGGAATATCTTCAAGCGACCGATCGCGTTGATCAGCTGGATCGTGGTGATGGCTACGATGCTGATTTTCACGGTAGCGGCAATCATCAACCGCGAGTTTCTCGAATAG
- a CDS encoding c-type cytochrome, producing MGNVIKKSIVGLVVGGILFGATNALGFPFVFQALFFGYAMLGAIVFIILDLPSLKPFSGGKAVGALLVFYAILSVAYIAGGSMWPQYDPEDEKGKIDKILKPKREQYEAGKVDVLLQRAKALDEKAKELTARLQALGAAQAPADQKAGGGSAPTATTAAASGDIAKLGEEQWQLQECYNCHKLNGEGGKKRGPELDNIGNLMSVEEIARKILDPKSYKAEGFDQEYEKGKMPDKYKDLMEPSDVQALATWLGGYKNTSVNTPKPIKMK from the coding sequence ATGGGAAACGTGATTAAAAAGTCGATAGTCGGACTCGTGGTCGGCGGCATCCTGTTCGGCGCCACCAACGCGTTGGGTTTTCCGTTTGTCTTTCAAGCGCTGTTTTTCGGTTATGCCATGCTCGGCGCCATCGTCTTCATTATTCTGGACCTTCCGAGCCTGAAACCGTTCAGCGGCGGGAAGGCCGTCGGAGCATTGTTGGTGTTTTACGCGATTCTCTCCGTGGCCTATATCGCCGGCGGGTCGATGTGGCCGCAGTACGATCCCGAAGATGAAAAGGGCAAGATCGATAAGATCCTGAAGCCGAAGCGTGAGCAATATGAGGCCGGCAAGGTCGACGTATTGTTGCAACGGGCCAAGGCGCTGGATGAGAAGGCGAAGGAGTTGACCGCTCGTCTGCAAGCGCTTGGTGCCGCGCAGGCTCCGGCCGACCAAAAGGCAGGTGGGGGCAGTGCCCCAACGGCCACGACGGCTGCGGCCTCCGGTGATATTGCCAAGCTGGGTGAGGAGCAGTGGCAGCTCCAGGAGTGTTACAACTGCCACAAGCTCAATGGCGAAGGCGGCAAGAAGCGCGGGCCTGAATTGGATAATATCGGCAATTTAATGTCGGTCGAAGAAATCGCCCGAAAGATCCTCGACCCTAAGAGCTATAAGGCCGAAGGTTTCGATCAGGAGTACGAGAAGGGCAAGATGCCGGACAAGTATAAGGACCTGATGGAGCCGTCCGACGTGCAGGCGTTGGCGACGTGGCTGGGCGGCTACAAGAACACTTCGGTGAACACGCCGAAGCCGATCAAGATGAAGTGA
- a CDS encoding ubiquinol-cytochrome c reductase iron-sulfur subunit, translating to MQPKLKSKVRSADSDVGEVRRVIMDPLSHEVSHIVVGGDGVGVIERQVPIGQVQSVTEDLVTLRCTGAEYAALPAFKREDYVTTHEVEIAHLEERIHVTPGEVLVPFPELERSVKRRTFFANFTHAIGFLIGFPLAFPVLRYLMKPMYAPFDNGWLTIGNASKIKQEDVGVQYKYKRKVKEAYMPEQEIDKNIWVLKATPKVLESVYQGKDMEFRDADGKHVWTNKKDVPYVAYSGKCPHLGCGFKWRTHKTLGQVFLCPCHLSIYDAAGKVLDGPAPRALDPLPIKVTATGDIAIIDMEFKAGTKAQVRIV from the coding sequence ATGCAGCCGAAACTTAAATCCAAGGTTCGTAGCGCGGATAGTGACGTCGGGGAGGTGCGACGGGTCATTATGGACCCGCTCTCCCACGAGGTCAGCCATATTGTCGTCGGCGGGGATGGGGTGGGCGTGATCGAGCGCCAGGTTCCGATCGGGCAGGTGCAGAGCGTGACCGAAGATCTCGTGACGCTTCGCTGCACCGGGGCCGAATACGCGGCCCTGCCGGCCTTCAAGCGCGAAGACTATGTCACAACGCATGAGGTGGAAATCGCGCATCTCGAAGAGCGTATCCACGTCACGCCGGGCGAAGTCCTGGTGCCGTTTCCCGAGCTGGAGCGGAGCGTCAAGCGGCGCACCTTCTTTGCCAATTTTACGCATGCGATCGGGTTCCTCATCGGCTTTCCGCTGGCTTTTCCCGTCTTGCGCTACCTCATGAAGCCCATGTATGCCCCCTTCGATAACGGGTGGCTGACGATCGGGAACGCGTCCAAGATCAAGCAAGAGGACGTGGGTGTCCAGTACAAGTATAAGCGCAAGGTCAAAGAAGCCTATATGCCCGAACAGGAAATCGATAAAAACATTTGGGTGTTGAAGGCGACTCCGAAGGTCTTGGAAAGCGTCTATCAAGGCAAGGACATGGAGTTTCGTGACGCCGACGGGAAGCACGTCTGGACCAACAAGAAAGATGTCCCGTACGTTGCCTATTCCGGTAAGTGTCCGCACCTCGGATGTGGCTTCAAGTGGCGAACACACAAGACGCTCGGTCAGGTGTTCCTCTGTCCCTGCCACCTCAGTATTTATGACGCAGCCGGCAAAGTGTTGGATGGGCCGGCGCCCCGTGCATTAGACCCCCTGCCGATCAAAGTTACCGCAACCGGCGACATTGCAATCATCGACATGGAATTTAAGGCGGGCACGAAGGCCCAGGTTCGGATTGTCTAA